Proteins encoded in a region of the Dehalococcoidia bacterium genome:
- a CDS encoding corrinoid protein yields MNEDMIAKLKENVIQGRKTQDDEGIDEDLTGPGVVELTQQALDANIPVAVIIKEGLTAGMQVVGEKFSTKEYFIPDMLASAEAVGAAMDIAKPYLEVSGGSTNGKFAIATVKGDIHDIGKNIVAILLKGAGYEVHDLGIDVPTEKIVEFVRTEKPDYLGLSALLTTTMVVMGEVADALKQAGLREQVKVLIGGAAVSIEYAQEIGADAYCADGFEAIKQMEAFQTA; encoded by the coding sequence ATGAACGAAGACATGATTGCAAAGCTCAAAGAAAACGTGATCCAGGGGAGGAAGACCCAGGATGACGAGGGAATCGATGAGGACCTGACAGGTCCCGGGGTAGTGGAACTGACCCAACAAGCCCTGGACGCAAATATCCCCGTTGCGGTCATTATCAAAGAAGGTCTGACGGCAGGGATGCAGGTGGTCGGCGAGAAATTTTCCACCAAAGAATACTTCATTCCGGACATGTTAGCCTCTGCGGAAGCTGTTGGCGCAGCGATGGATATTGCCAAACCCTATCTTGAAGTCTCTGGAGGCTCGACCAACGGCAAATTCGCAATCGCCACAGTCAAGGGCGATATCCACGATATCGGCAAGAACATCGTGGCTATTCTGCTCAAAGGCGCCGGATACGAGGTTCATGACTTGGGTATCGATGTGCCCACAGAAAAGATTGTGGAGTTCGTCAGAACCGAAAAACCGGATTATCTGGGACTCTCGGCATTGCTGACGACCACCATGGTTGTGATGGGAGAGGTTGCTGATGCGCTCAAACAGGCCGGATTGCGGGAGCAAGTGAAGGTGTTGATTGGTGGCGCGGCGGTCTCAATCGAATACGCCCAGGAAATCGGGGCAGACGCCTATTGCGCCGACGGCTTCGAGGCAATCAAGCAGATGGAAGCTTTTCAAACAGCTTAG
- a CDS encoding Mut7-C RNAse domain-containing protein — translation MRPKFVVDVNVGRLARRLRMLGYDALFINGLNDEELVRIALKEERVLLTKDSGIMKRRVVSNGDIRAILIESDDVKDQLKQVVQALHLEPTSAPFTLCIECNQPLIPLKKVEALDRVPQYVFETQEQYMQCPLCHRIYWRGTHWQRMMAELEDLVRG, via the coding sequence ATGAGGCCGAAATTCGTCGTCGATGTCAATGTGGGCAGACTGGCCAGAAGGCTGCGCATGCTGGGATATGATGCCCTGTTCATCAATGGTCTGAACGACGAGGAACTGGTTCGGATTGCCCTCAAGGAAGAGAGGGTTCTACTGACCAAGGATAGCGGGATTATGAAGCGAAGGGTTGTTAGCAACGGCGACATAAGGGCAATCCTGATCGAGTCCGATGACGTAAAAGACCAGCTTAAACAGGTTGTCCAAGCCTTGCATCTGGAACCGACCTCAGCCCCTTTCACCCTCTGCATCGAGTGTAACCAACCCCTGATCCCCCTGAAAAAGGTGGAGGCCCTTGATCGAGTTCCACAGTATGTGTTCGAAACCCAGGAACAGTATATGCAATGTCCGCTCTGCCATCGAATCTACTGGCGAGGGACTCACTGGCAAAGGATGATGGCGGAACTCGAGGACCTGGTGAGGGGATGA
- a CDS encoding MBL fold metallo-hydrolase, translating to MKWTILGSGGCMVIPKPLCRCEVCKEAREKGIPYARGGPSAFLHDISLLIDTPAEISDRLNRFHINRIDHLMFTHLDPDHIEGWRVVEQITLDFRTWRAYPEKQIRLCLPQELKGRIQNIQSQYGPALDFYEASGFLKVEYFRDELQIGDVHITAIPIDRGPQVSFIYVFEKSGRKLVYAPCDLRPFPEDRKAVQNADLLVIQPGIFEDGIKHSFHYPPDHISRTTLYTFAQTMKLAERIEAQKVLFIHLEEYWGRSYDDYRALEFNLPGTLFAYDGMELMV from the coding sequence ATGAAATGGACCATTCTAGGCTCCGGGGGATGCATGGTCATCCCCAAGCCGCTCTGCAGATGTGAGGTTTGCAAGGAGGCCAGGGAGAAGGGAATTCCCTACGCGAGGGGAGGCCCTTCCGCCTTTCTTCATGACATCAGCCTTCTGATCGATACACCGGCAGAGATATCGGACCGGTTGAACCGCTTCCACATCAACCGGATCGACCACCTCATGTTCACCCATCTGGACCCGGATCACATCGAGGGGTGGCGGGTGGTGGAGCAGATCACCCTGGATTTCCGCACGTGGCGTGCCTACCCGGAAAAGCAGATTCGCCTCTGCCTACCACAGGAGCTAAAGGGACGCATCCAGAACATACAATCCCAGTATGGGCCCGCGCTCGATTTCTACGAAGCAAGCGGCTTCTTGAAGGTTGAGTACTTTCGGGATGAACTGCAGATTGGTGATGTTCACATCACCGCCATTCCGATCGACCGAGGGCCTCAGGTGTCGTTCATTTACGTGTTTGAAAAGAGTGGGCGAAAGCTCGTCTACGCTCCCTGTGACCTCAGACCCTTCCCGGAGGATAGGAAGGCGGTTCAAAACGCCGACCTGCTGGTGATTCAGCCCGGGATATTTGAAGACGGAATCAAGCACAGCTTTCACTATCCGCCGGATCACATCTCGCGAACCACGCTCTACACCTTCGCCCAGACGATGAAGCTGGCCGAACGGATCGAAGCGCAAAAGGTTCTTTTCATCCACTTGGAGGAGTATTGGGGCCGCAGCTACGATGACTACCGCGCCCTCGAATTCAATCTCCCGGGCACTCTGTTTGCCTACGATGGGATGGAACTGATGGTATGA
- a CDS encoding trimethylamine methyltransferase family protein, with protein sequence MAREGILIQRPLERITQQQIEIIHQASLEILQDPGLTCFNKEAAELFQSNGAQVTSHPQGDHPAWRVKIPEKMVAKALETAPKTVKLGARNPDNALIMHGDEPRVCFISGSETNIWLDVEFSTYTKKSDPSKEIQAPEFRPRRGTVADLCKSAHVCEHLETLDGYIRTVNIQDPDITAENKDVNKYFASLNNTTKHVMAGLTSLDQLDNVVRMAEIIVGGKKQLKENPIISFITCLVKSPLQFVEDTTNAYMEMCRRGLPVVVSSAPQAGSTAPITEAGIMAQINAEVLAGITLGQLVNPGTPVLYGSVPVRARMDTLSDSYGAVETSQYNIDCVQMARFYKIPNYSTSGVCDPKIPGQQSSIERLFSDILVTLSGPQYLHCAYGLLDCNSVFCLQQAVLDDAHFKMIKFFLQQPRIDDTAISEALKQIRAVSETPQKIFISYIRKVMRSGQLSAPYPFEGDGKADDVFRLAHERMLELLEKPVRHIDQATTAKIFREVPGILPRLNIYQ encoded by the coding sequence ATGGCTAGAGAAGGAATCTTGATCCAAAGACCTTTGGAAAGAATAACCCAGCAGCAGATAGAGATCATTCATCAGGCTTCCCTTGAGATTCTCCAAGACCCCGGCCTCACCTGCTTCAACAAGGAGGCAGCTGAATTATTCCAGAGCAACGGCGCACAGGTGACGTCGCACCCCCAGGGAGACCATCCGGCATGGCGGGTCAAAATACCCGAAAAGATGGTGGCTAAAGCCCTTGAAACTGCGCCCAAGACGGTCAAGCTCGGTGCCAGAAACCCGGATAATGCACTGATCATGCACGGCGATGAACCCAGGGTCTGCTTTATTTCCGGTTCCGAGACCAATATCTGGCTGGATGTGGAGTTTTCCACATACACCAAGAAATCCGATCCCAGCAAGGAAATACAAGCGCCGGAATTCCGCCCCAGGCGGGGCACCGTTGCCGATCTCTGCAAGTCGGCGCATGTCTGCGAGCACCTCGAAACACTGGACGGATACATCCGCACCGTCAATATCCAGGACCCTGACATCACAGCCGAAAACAAGGATGTAAACAAATACTTCGCGTCTCTGAATAATACCACCAAACATGTGATGGCTGGCCTGACCAGCCTGGACCAGTTAGACAATGTGGTGCGCATGGCGGAGATCATCGTCGGAGGAAAAAAACAGCTCAAGGAGAACCCCATCATTTCCTTTATCACCTGTCTGGTCAAGAGCCCGCTACAGTTTGTGGAAGACACCACCAATGCCTATATGGAAATGTGCCGGCGGGGACTGCCGGTTGTGGTTTCCTCTGCACCACAGGCAGGATCGACAGCGCCCATCACCGAAGCCGGGATCATGGCACAGATCAATGCCGAGGTCTTGGCAGGGATAACGCTTGGCCAATTGGTGAATCCCGGAACCCCTGTTTTGTATGGCAGCGTTCCGGTGAGAGCGCGAATGGACACGCTCTCCGATTCCTACGGTGCAGTCGAAACCAGCCAGTACAATATCGACTGCGTTCAAATGGCTCGGTTCTACAAAATCCCGAATTACTCAACCTCGGGTGTTTGCGACCCTAAGATTCCCGGACAGCAATCCTCGATTGAAAGACTGTTCTCAGATATTCTGGTCACCCTGAGCGGGCCACAGTACTTGCATTGCGCCTACGGCCTTCTGGACTGTAATTCCGTTTTCTGCCTGCAGCAGGCTGTCCTTGATGACGCCCATTTCAAAATGATCAAGTTTTTTCTGCAGCAGCCACGCATCGATGACACTGCGATATCGGAGGCCTTGAAACAGATCAGAGCCGTGTCGGAAACGCCGCAAAAGATCTTTATCAGCTATATACGCAAAGTTATGCGTAGCGGGCAACTCTCGGCACCCTATCCGTTCGAAGGAGACGGGAAGGCCGATGACGTATTCAGGCTTGCCCATGAGAGAATGCTCGAACTCCTGGAAAAACCGGTCCGGCACATTGATCAAGCAACCACGGCAAAGATTTTCCGTGAAGTTCCCGGCATTTTGCCCAGGCTGAACATCTACCAATAG
- a CDS encoding PKD domain-containing protein, with protein MIRHRQAIGEAIIICRFIPRQHCGRRHRNRTDGSGTAEGIHTYCDTGIYTVTLTVTDDDGGIGTAQTTVIVIDETAPVFGSLNCVATVNPHGNIVPGKNRDKNEKGKPNQNPDGFYEITFIVTDQCDEELNVFVGTVDNPLLFKITSGIKVKFTQSVDAIPKIKKIGSPEQGGATAITWHIILPSDPVISVIDDSGNITSCTTCLVPPPPM; from the coding sequence ATGATCAGACACCGGCAGGCGATTGGTGAGGCAATTATTATATGCAGATTCATCCCACGACAGCACTGTGGAAGACGCCATCGTAACAGAACCGATGGCAGCGGAACTGCCGAGGGTATTCACACTTACTGTGACACCGGAATCTATACTGTAACCTTAACCGTGACCGATGACGACGGAGGCATCGGCACGGCCCAAACAACAGTAATCGTGATAGATGAGACTGCACCTGTATTCGGGAGCCTGAATTGCGTGGCAACAGTCAATCCGCACGGCAACATTGTCCCCGGAAAGAATAGAGACAAGAACGAAAAGGGAAAACCCAACCAGAACCCCGACGGCTTCTATGAGATCACCTTCATTGTCACAGATCAATGTGACGAGGAACTCAACGTGTTTGTCGGTACGGTTGATAATCCCTTGCTGTTCAAAATCACCAGCGGCATCAAGGTGAAATTCACCCAATCAGTTGATGCGATACCGAAGATAAAGAAGATAGGCAGCCCTGAGCAGGGCGGCGCAACAGCGATAACATGGCATATTATCCTGCCTTCCGATCCGGTCATCTCAGTAATTGATGATTCTGGGAATATCACCAGTTGCACAACTTGCCTCGTACCTCCTCCTCCCATGTGA
- a CDS encoding CorA family divalent cation transporter — protein sequence MNEAESRVIMWKTERGNGEPEAVQRRWFCVALAPSGTIFKGGAESAAGLSSMLGGATIGWVDFVTHDFDAEVHAAAAELGFSKDLVSALTDATHSTYQDFDTEMGMKLPSVQVRELDVLPYPLLLLMRKNFILTIHPLNVDRRFSRLRRYAETVLKKIPVDAIMADKLTMLLTRIIDENNDRNFEHLREIEELGDKLNESMIDPNVPRAKLGPDIYHMKHALIVYLNSLWDTVNVLHSLRYGDAELISDDPRLLDKLGILAEDVNRQIGLAEHMSEVLASGLEVLQSIYNNQLQTMNNRLTLLVTYFTVLGTAFLVPNTIATALGDPVFDIGPKDLWWYLSLMIGSTLVCTVLVFWWVRNQGFIGNKSN from the coding sequence GTGAATGAAGCCGAAAGCAGAGTGATCATGTGGAAAACAGAGAGGGGCAACGGAGAACCCGAGGCTGTTCAACGTCGCTGGTTCTGTGTTGCCCTCGCACCTTCCGGCACCATCTTCAAGGGAGGTGCGGAGTCAGCGGCGGGGCTTTCGAGTATGCTCGGAGGCGCAACGATCGGCTGGGTAGACTTCGTCACTCACGATTTCGATGCCGAGGTCCATGCTGCTGCTGCTGAATTGGGCTTCAGTAAAGATCTTGTCTCCGCCTTGACGGATGCAACACACTCAACCTACCAGGATTTCGATACGGAGATGGGGATGAAGCTCCCCAGTGTGCAGGTCAGAGAGCTTGACGTGCTGCCTTATCCTCTTCTGTTGCTCATGAGAAAGAACTTCATCCTCACCATTCACCCCCTCAATGTCGACCGAAGGTTCAGCCGTTTGCGCCGCTATGCCGAAACTGTCCTGAAAAAGATCCCTGTCGATGCCATCATGGCGGACAAGCTGACGATGCTGTTGACGCGTATCATCGATGAGAACAATGACCGCAACTTCGAACACCTGCGAGAGATCGAGGAACTGGGGGACAAGCTCAATGAAAGTATGATCGATCCCAATGTCCCCCGAGCCAAACTGGGGCCGGATATCTATCATATGAAGCATGCCCTGATCGTCTACCTTAATTCTCTCTGGGATACAGTCAATGTGCTGCATAGCTTGCGTTACGGAGATGCTGAGCTTATCAGCGATGACCCAAGGCTTCTGGACAAACTGGGGATTCTGGCGGAGGATGTCAATCGACAGATCGGGTTGGCTGAGCACATGTCAGAAGTTCTGGCTTCAGGATTAGAAGTGTTGCAGAGTATCTATAATAACCAGCTTCAGACAATGAACAACAGACTCACCCTGCTGGTGACCTATTTTACTGTCCTAGGCACCGCTTTCCTGGTTCCAAATACCATCGCCACCGCGTTAGGCGACCCTGTCTTTGATATCGGACCCAAAGACTTATGGTGGTATTTGAGTTTGATGATTGGCTCTACTCTTGTATGTACCGTTCTGGTCTTCTGGTGGGTGCGGAACCAGGGTTTCATCGGCAACAAGTCAAACTAA
- a CDS encoding asparagine synthase-related protein: MAGIAGILGNNNGKLEQMLQDTKYRGPDTTWVNRNGQVHLGCNELNMGADCKDGSHYTSDGKRAVVLDGRVYNADKGAISDAEAILDLYDRFGLRFADKINGDFAVAVSDGGKMILARDWVGVKPLYYGHDGEGALCFASEAKAMVGICDDVREFPPGYTYSRELGFQRYRNEAVETPEFEDYDQAKKVVKQLLIEATEKRMKDNAVGGILLSGGLDSSLITYMAREIKPNIECFTVSMEGGQDLPLARDVTKFLGVKHHVLMFGEPEINEILPLAIHHQQMYEESCVHGAIANFLAGRFTKPYTKCVLTGEGADEFFAGYDGQYKQAKNPEERASIIDNLVDVAHNTALQRLDRLNAANSYESRTPFLDAHVMDFALKIPLEHKLHGEEQTGKWVLRQAFEGCLPDHIIYQSKRFFAQGSGVAYIMRAQAEKHVSLAELEAFNRTNGNPYLSSVEELYYYRIFKETLPLPAYDRLVGRWDPMRPDFFLRKAGV, encoded by the coding sequence ATGGCAGGGATTGCGGGAATTCTGGGAAACAATAACGGAAAGCTGGAGCAAATGCTTCAGGATACCAAGTACAGAGGCCCTGATACGACTTGGGTCAACAGGAATGGCCAAGTTCATTTGGGCTGCAACGAACTCAATATGGGCGCAGACTGCAAGGACGGGTCTCACTACACATCAGACGGCAAGAGGGCCGTTGTTCTCGATGGGAGAGTATACAACGCAGACAAGGGCGCCATATCCGATGCCGAGGCTATACTGGACCTTTACGATCGATTCGGTTTGCGGTTCGCCGACAAGATCAACGGCGATTTTGCCGTGGCTGTTTCCGATGGAGGAAAGATGATCCTGGCCCGTGACTGGGTCGGAGTCAAACCGCTTTATTACGGGCACGATGGAGAGGGTGCTCTCTGCTTTGCCTCGGAGGCAAAAGCCATGGTTGGAATATGCGACGACGTTCGGGAGTTTCCGCCCGGTTATACCTATTCCCGGGAACTCGGCTTTCAGCGATACCGAAACGAGGCCGTGGAAACCCCGGAGTTCGAAGACTACGATCAAGCCAAGAAAGTGGTCAAGCAACTTCTAATCGAAGCGACAGAGAAACGGATGAAAGACAATGCCGTTGGCGGTATACTGTTGAGCGGCGGCCTCGATAGCAGCCTCATCACCTACATGGCTCGCGAGATCAAGCCGAACATTGAATGCTTCACCGTGAGCATGGAGGGGGGGCAAGACCTCCCTCTGGCCAGAGATGTCACCAAGTTTCTTGGCGTCAAGCACCACGTTCTGATGTTCGGCGAGCCGGAAATCAACGAGATACTGCCGCTGGCGATCCATCATCAGCAGATGTATGAGGAGAGCTGTGTGCATGGGGCCATCGCCAATTTCCTGGCCGGGCGATTCACAAAACCCTACACCAAATGCGTTCTCACCGGCGAGGGAGCCGATGAGTTCTTTGCCGGATATGACGGCCAGTATAAGCAGGCAAAGAACCCGGAGGAGAGAGCCAGCATCATCGATAACCTCGTGGATGTGGCTCACAACACTGCACTCCAGCGGCTGGACCGACTGAACGCTGCCAATTCATACGAAAGCCGCACACCGTTCCTTGATGCCCATGTGATGGATTTCGCCCTGAAGATTCCGCTGGAGCACAAGCTTCACGGCGAGGAACAAACCGGGAAGTGGGTCTTGCGCCAGGCCTTTGAGGGATGTCTGCCGGACCACATCATCTATCAATCGAAACGGTTCTTTGCCCAAGGCTCCGGTGTGGCGTACATCATGAGGGCACAGGCGGAAAAGCATGTCTCCCTGGCAGAACTGGAGGCTTTCAATCGAACCAACGGCAATCCGTACCTCTCTTCCGTGGAAGAGCTTTACTACTACAGGATTTTCAAGGAGACCTTGCCCCTACCTGCATATGATCGACTGGTGGGACGATGGGACCCCATGAGGCCGGATTTCTTCCTGCGGAAGGCGGGAGTATAA